One window from the genome of Pseudonocardia hierapolitana encodes:
- a CDS encoding Lrp/AsnC family transcriptional regulator — protein sequence MPLPPAGSRPERAIRSHDVRLDATDLAILRVLADDARISNKELAGRVGVAQSTCLARVRALRANGVIRGFHADIDPRALGHDLEAMIAIRLQPNARGSLTEHVAALSRRPEVLDVYFVAGANDFLLHVATPSTDALRAFVADHLNRDPAIAGTETNLIFEHTRAAGRRGI from the coding sequence GTGCCACTGCCACCTGCGGGTTCGCGGCCCGAAAGGGCGATCCGGTCGCACGACGTTCGCCTCGACGCCACCGACCTGGCGATCCTGCGGGTCCTCGCCGACGACGCCCGCATCTCCAACAAGGAGCTGGCCGGTCGCGTCGGCGTCGCCCAGTCCACCTGCCTCGCCCGCGTGCGCGCCCTGCGGGCGAACGGCGTGATCCGCGGGTTCCACGCCGACATCGACCCGCGTGCCCTCGGCCACGACCTCGAGGCGATGATCGCCATCCGGCTCCAGCCGAACGCCCGCGGCAGCCTCACAGAACACGTCGCGGCGCTGTCGCGGCGGCCCGAGGTGCTGGACGTCTACTTCGTCGCGGGCGCCAACGACTTCCTGCTGCACGTCGCCACGCCCAGCACCGACGCGCTGCGCGCGTTCGTCGCCGACCACCTCAACCGCGACCCCGCCATCGCCGGCACCGAGACGAACCTCATCTTCGAGCACACCAGGGCGGCCGGACGCCGGGGAATCTGA
- a CDS encoding RNA polymerase sigma factor produces MDVDPVEEFPLLARLLQTAAERGEGTVLGLLPPGRSRIGRVSRVDSAAFAERLAAAYRERSPAMVRYATRKVGDPGRAEDVVQRAFEKILRRQQGDPPEITNMQAYVLTAVCNEINRELREVIPARANVSIDDPDRGDDTPSAPVDVSNQVADAAVLRDALASLSPREREAVVIRMQWQLSVAEAAEVMQLSAGAVKRYTSDGLRRLRERLDPAFVA; encoded by the coding sequence GTGGACGTCGATCCTGTCGAAGAATTCCCGCTTCTCGCGCGCCTGCTGCAGACCGCGGCCGAGCGCGGCGAGGGCACCGTCCTCGGGCTGCTGCCGCCCGGGCGGTCGCGCATCGGTCGCGTGTCGCGCGTCGACTCCGCGGCGTTCGCCGAGCGGCTCGCCGCCGCCTACCGGGAGCGCTCGCCCGCGATGGTCCGCTACGCCACGCGCAAGGTCGGCGACCCGGGCCGCGCCGAGGACGTCGTCCAGCGGGCCTTCGAGAAGATCCTGCGCCGCCAGCAGGGCGACCCGCCGGAGATCACCAACATGCAGGCGTACGTGCTCACGGCCGTCTGCAACGAGATCAACCGCGAGCTGCGCGAGGTCATCCCGGCCCGGGCGAACGTCAGCATCGACGACCCGGACCGGGGCGACGACACCCCGAGCGCACCCGTCGACGTCTCCAACCAGGTGGCCGACGCCGCGGTGCTGCGCGACGCGCTCGCCTCGCTCTCACCCCGCGAGCGCGAGGCGGTCGTCATCCGCATGCAGTGGCAGCTCAGCGTCGCCGAGGCCGCCGAGGTGATGCAGCTGTCCGCCGGCGCGGTCAAGCGCTACACCTCCGACGGCCTGCGCCGCCTGCGCGAGCGCCTCGACCCCGCGTTCGTCGCCTAG
- a CDS encoding cysteine desulfurase-like protein encodes MVYDVAAVRAHFPALTAGYAHFDGPGGSQVPTAVADAVARTLVSPLANRGRVTAAERNADDIVVAARRAVADLLGADPGGVVFGRSMTQITFDVARTLAATWEPGDEVVVTSLDHDANVRPWVLAAEAVGARVRWAEFDPATAELSAEAVAEVLSPRTRLVAVTAASNLLGTCPPVRAITDLAHDAGALTYVDGVHVTAHLPVHVDALGADFFTCSPYKFLGPHCGVLAAAPALLDGLHPQKLLPSPDVVPERFELGTLPYELLAGTTAAIDFLADLGTGEIRRDRIVTALGAIGAHEDRLRERIEEGLAELPGVTVLSRAAHRTPTLLVTFADRDPASAYAFLAERGVHAPAGAFYALEPSRRLGLGDTGALRIGLAPYVDDGDVDRLLAGLAEFLASRAS; translated from the coding sequence GTGGTCTACGACGTCGCCGCGGTTCGCGCCCATTTCCCGGCCCTGACGGCGGGATACGCCCACTTCGACGGCCCGGGCGGCTCCCAGGTCCCCACCGCGGTGGCGGATGCGGTGGCGCGGACGCTCGTGTCGCCGCTGGCCAACCGCGGCCGGGTCACCGCCGCCGAACGCAACGCCGACGACATCGTCGTGGCCGCGCGGCGCGCCGTGGCCGACCTGCTCGGCGCCGACCCGGGCGGCGTGGTCTTCGGGCGCAGCATGACCCAGATCACCTTCGACGTCGCCCGCACGCTCGCGGCCACCTGGGAGCCCGGCGACGAGGTCGTCGTCACCTCGCTCGACCACGACGCCAACGTCCGGCCGTGGGTGCTGGCCGCGGAGGCGGTGGGGGCGCGGGTGCGCTGGGCCGAGTTCGACCCGGCCACCGCCGAACTCTCCGCGGAGGCCGTGGCGGAGGTCCTCTCGCCGCGCACCCGGCTCGTCGCCGTCACGGCCGCGTCGAACCTGCTCGGCACCTGCCCACCGGTCCGCGCGATCACCGACCTCGCGCACGACGCGGGCGCGCTCACCTATGTCGACGGCGTGCACGTCACCGCGCACCTGCCCGTGCACGTCGACGCGCTGGGCGCAGACTTCTTCACCTGCTCGCCGTACAAGTTCCTCGGCCCGCACTGCGGGGTGCTCGCCGCGGCGCCCGCACTGCTCGACGGGCTGCACCCGCAGAAGCTGCTGCCCTCACCCGACGTGGTGCCGGAACGCTTCGAGCTCGGCACCCTGCCCTACGAGCTGCTGGCCGGCACCACCGCGGCGATCGACTTCCTCGCAGACCTCGGCACCGGCGAGATCCGGCGGGACCGGATCGTCACCGCGCTGGGGGCGATCGGGGCGCACGAGGACCGGCTGCGCGAGCGGATCGAGGAGGGCCTCGCCGAGCTGCCGGGCGTCACGGTGCTGTCGCGGGCGGCGCACCGCACGCCCACGCTGCTCGTCACGTTCGCCGATCGCGACCCGGCGTCCGCGTACGCCTTCCTCGCCGAGCGGGGCGTCCACGCGCCGGCAGGCGCGTTCTACGCCCTCGAGCCGTCCCGCCGCCTCGGCCTCGGCGACACCGGGGCACTGCGCATCGGCCTCGCCCCCTACGTCGACGACGGGGACGTCGACCGGTTGCTCGCGGGGCTCGCGGAGTTCCTCGCGTCCCGGGCTTCCTAG
- the cobF gene encoding precorrin-6A synthase (deacetylating): MRTVYVIGIGAGDPEHLTLQAVAAMNRTDVFFTIDKGEAKAELAGLRATLLARHVTRPHRVVTARDPERDRSAPSGRYAGAVADWQERRAALYERMLVDELGEDGCGAFLVWGDPALYDGTLRILERIRDRGAVAFEVVSVPGISAVQALAAAHRIPLNRVGRPVVVTTGRRLADDGPPPGVDDVVVMLDAVDAFAALPGDSWDIYWGAYLGTPDETLVHGPLRDVTAEIVRRRAELRSRKGWIMDTYLLRRTR, translated from the coding sequence GTGCGCACGGTCTACGTGATCGGCATCGGTGCGGGCGATCCCGAGCACCTCACGCTGCAGGCGGTCGCCGCGATGAACCGCACCGACGTGTTCTTCACGATCGACAAGGGCGAGGCGAAGGCCGAGCTGGCCGGGCTGCGCGCCACGCTGCTCGCCCGCCACGTCACGCGGCCGCACCGGGTGGTGACCGCGCGCGACCCGGAACGGGACCGCAGCGCGCCGAGCGGGCGCTACGCCGGCGCGGTCGCCGACTGGCAGGAGCGCAGAGCGGCGCTCTACGAGCGGATGCTCGTCGACGAGCTGGGCGAGGACGGGTGCGGCGCGTTCCTGGTGTGGGGCGACCCGGCGCTCTACGACGGGACGCTGCGGATCCTGGAGCGGATCCGCGACCGGGGCGCCGTCGCGTTCGAGGTGGTGTCCGTCCCGGGGATCAGCGCCGTGCAGGCGCTCGCCGCCGCGCACCGGATCCCGCTGAACCGGGTCGGGCGGCCGGTCGTCGTCACGACGGGGCGCAGGCTCGCCGACGACGGGCCGCCGCCGGGGGTGGACGACGTCGTCGTGATGCTGGACGCGGTGGACGCCTTCGCCGCGTTGCCCGGCGACTCCTGGGACATCTACTGGGGTGCCTACCTCGGTACCCCGGACGAGACGCTCGTGCACGGCCCGCTCCGGGACGTGACGGCGGAGATCGTGCGGCGGCGCGCCGAGCTGCGTTCCCGCAAGGGCTGGATCATGGACACCTACCTGCTGCGGCGGACCCGGTGA
- a CDS encoding ABC transporter substrate-binding protein — protein MIHGSLLAVLALLVAACGAPAAAPPRPDADCSPSPAPTAVELRYATNVSVREAEGYRVLTVVQPFPGGAPESTVLVPCGAPVPALPPELAAVPVLEVPVRSVYAASTTQLPMIVDIGALDALTGVGTPGFVSGAEVRARIDAGRVAGFATTGQIDVERVVAAAPDVVLSQGTDDPAFPILREAGIPVLGWAEYLESGPLAQAEWIKVMGVLTGREAEAEQVFTAIETRYRGLAALAARAVDGSGPVPVLVGQLYEGGWRVPTGGSTAGALLRDAGATWSEAGNPASGGIPKDFESVYTADGAAPIWIADGPWPTLADVTAADPRYAELTAVRTGQVWNRDRRIGPTGGNDLHERGVTHPDEQFADLVAVLHPDLLPGHGFTYLRRVP, from the coding sequence ATGATCCACGGCTCGCTGCTGGCCGTCCTGGCACTGCTCGTGGCCGCGTGCGGCGCGCCGGCGGCCGCGCCGCCCCGCCCGGACGCGGACTGCTCGCCGAGCCCTGCGCCGACGGCCGTCGAGCTGCGGTACGCCACCAACGTCTCGGTGCGGGAGGCCGAGGGCTACCGCGTGCTGACCGTCGTGCAGCCGTTCCCCGGCGGCGCGCCGGAGTCGACCGTGCTCGTGCCCTGCGGCGCGCCGGTGCCCGCCCTGCCACCTGAGCTGGCCGCGGTGCCGGTGCTCGAGGTGCCGGTGCGCAGCGTGTACGCCGCGTCCACCACCCAGCTGCCGATGATCGTCGACATCGGGGCCCTCGACGCCCTCACCGGCGTCGGCACGCCCGGCTTCGTCTCCGGCGCCGAGGTGCGGGCGCGGATCGACGCCGGGCGCGTGGCCGGGTTCGCCACCACCGGGCAGATCGACGTCGAGCGGGTGGTGGCGGCCGCGCCGGACGTGGTGCTGAGCCAGGGCACGGACGACCCCGCGTTCCCCATCCTGCGCGAGGCGGGGATCCCGGTGCTCGGCTGGGCGGAGTACCTGGAGAGCGGCCCGCTCGCGCAGGCCGAGTGGATCAAGGTGATGGGCGTGCTGACGGGGCGGGAGGCCGAGGCCGAGCAGGTGTTCACGGCCATCGAGACGCGCTACCGGGGGCTGGCGGCGCTCGCAGCGCGCGCGGTCGACGGGTCCGGGCCGGTCCCGGTGCTGGTCGGGCAGCTCTACGAGGGCGGATGGCGGGTGCCGACCGGTGGGAGCACGGCCGGTGCGCTGCTGCGCGACGCGGGGGCCACCTGGTCGGAGGCGGGCAACCCGGCGTCGGGCGGCATCCCGAAGGACTTCGAGAGCGTCTACACCGCGGACGGGGCGGCGCCGATCTGGATCGCCGACGGGCCGTGGCCGACGCTCGCCGATGTCACCGCGGCCGACCCGCGCTACGCCGAGCTGACGGCCGTGCGCACCGGTCAGGTGTGGAACCGCGACCGGCGGATCGGCCCGACCGGCGGCAACGACCTGCACGAGCGCGGTGTGACCCACCCAGACGAGCAGTTCGCCGACCTGGTCGCGGTGCTGCACCCGGACCTCCTGCCCGGGCACGGTTTCACCTACCTGCGACGGGTG
- a CDS encoding cobalt-precorrin-6A reductase, which produces MRPASVLVLGGTAEARRLAAVLHRDPAFAVTSSLAGRVAVPRLPCGDVRIGGFGGADGLTAWLRGNRTDAVVDATHPFAARMTANALAATAAAGVPLVVLRRPGWTEGPGDRWHRVPDAAAAAALVPRLGTRVFLATGSGDLAAFAGLDAWCLLRAVDPPPPPLPARHHLVLARGPFTADAERALLREHRIEVLVARDSGGELTAAKLVAARELGLPVVLMARPPAPDAPAVASVEEAVAWLAAALAGRP; this is translated from the coding sequence GTGAGACCGGCCAGCGTGCTGGTGCTCGGTGGCACCGCGGAGGCGCGCCGCCTCGCCGCCGTCCTGCACCGCGATCCCGCGTTCGCCGTGACGTCGTCGCTCGCCGGGCGGGTCGCGGTACCGCGGCTGCCCTGCGGCGACGTCCGCATCGGCGGTTTCGGCGGCGCGGACGGCCTCACCGCGTGGTTGCGGGGGAATCGCACGGACGCTGTCGTGGACGCGACCCACCCGTTCGCCGCCCGCATGACGGCCAACGCGCTGGCCGCCACCGCCGCCGCGGGGGTTCCGCTGGTCGTGCTGCGCCGACCCGGCTGGACCGAGGGACCGGGTGACCGCTGGCACCGCGTGCCGGACGCCGCCGCCGCGGCCGCGTTGGTGCCCCGGCTCGGCACGCGGGTGTTCCTCGCCACCGGCAGCGGCGACCTGGCCGCGTTCGCCGGGCTCGACGCGTGGTGCCTGCTGCGTGCGGTCGACCCGCCACCGCCGCCGCTCCCGGCCCGGCACCACCTCGTGCTCGCGCGCGGCCCGTTCACGGCCGACGCCGAGCGCGCGCTGCTGCGCGAGCACCGGATCGAGGTGCTCGTCGCACGGGACAGCGGTGGCGAGCTGACCGCGGCGAAGCTGGTGGCTGCGCGGGAGCTGGGCCTGCCGGTCGTGCTGATGGCCCGCCCGCCCGCGCCGGACGCGCCCGCCGTCGCGAGCGTGGAGGAGGCCGTCGCCTGGCTGGCCGCGGCCCTCGCGGGGCGGCCGTGA
- a CDS encoding diacylglycerol/lipid kinase family protein: protein MNEWWVLALAALPVLGLLAVVVVRGRRHAADPDLLTAEPEDRPLAAVVVNPTKIEVDTRQRIESVCTGLGWAEPLWLETTVEDPGTGQARLAIDKGADVVLACGGDGTVRSVAEALAGTGVAMGLVPAGTGNLLARTVGTPDGVAAATRVALTGDDRIIDVGRIRIDGAGEERVFLVMAGTGFDAAIMESTPEALKVKVGPLAYVVSGLRAMRGRRVRVSLSLDDGPPLRRRTRSVIVGNSGTLLGGLVLMPRATVDDGVLDVVSIAPGTFAGWIAVALRVITRRPRGHERVEHWQARSIVIRTETPQPCQVDGDPVGNAQELSIRVDPGTLVLRVPDVPPPDAPDAG from the coding sequence GTGAACGAGTGGTGGGTCCTCGCGCTCGCGGCGCTGCCCGTACTGGGGCTGCTCGCGGTCGTCGTGGTCCGGGGCCGCCGCCACGCCGCCGATCCCGATTTGCTGACGGCCGAGCCGGAGGACCGGCCCCTCGCCGCCGTCGTGGTCAACCCCACCAAGATCGAGGTGGACACGCGGCAGCGGATCGAGTCGGTCTGCACCGGCCTCGGGTGGGCCGAGCCGCTGTGGCTGGAGACCACCGTGGAGGACCCGGGCACCGGTCAGGCGCGGCTTGCGATCGACAAGGGTGCCGACGTCGTGCTCGCCTGTGGCGGGGACGGCACCGTCCGCTCGGTGGCCGAAGCGCTCGCCGGGACCGGGGTGGCGATGGGGCTGGTGCCGGCGGGCACCGGGAACCTGCTCGCCCGCACCGTCGGTACCCCGGACGGCGTCGCGGCCGCCACGCGCGTCGCCCTCACCGGCGACGACCGGATCATCGACGTCGGTCGCATCCGGATCGACGGTGCCGGCGAGGAGCGGGTGTTCCTCGTGATGGCCGGCACCGGTTTCGACGCGGCGATCATGGAGAGCACGCCGGAGGCACTGAAGGTCAAGGTCGGCCCGCTCGCCTACGTGGTCTCGGGGCTGCGCGCGATGCGGGGCAGGCGGGTCCGGGTGTCGCTCAGCCTCGACGACGGGCCGCCGCTGCGCCGTCGCACCCGCAGCGTGATCGTCGGGAACAGCGGCACCCTGCTCGGCGGGCTCGTCCTCATGCCGCGCGCCACGGTCGACGACGGCGTCCTCGACGTGGTGAGCATCGCGCCGGGCACGTTCGCCGGCTGGATCGCGGTGGCCCTGCGCGTGATCACGAGACGCCCGCGGGGCCACGAGCGCGTCGAGCACTGGCAGGCCCGCTCGATCGTGATCCGGACGGAGACCCCTCAACCGTGCCAGGTGGACGGCGATCCGGTGGGCAACGCGCAGGAGCTCTCGATCCGCGTCGATCCGGGCACGCTGGTGCTGCGCGTGCCGGACGTTCCGCCACCCGACGCGCCGGACGCGGGATAG
- the ald gene encoding alanine dehydrogenase: MRIGVPREVKNHEYRVALTPAGAQELTRAGHHVLVERGAGVGSSISDADFEAAGARIVGGANGNGADEVWASADLLLKVKEPIEQEYHRLRRGQVLFTYLHLAASEECTQALLAAGTTAIAYETVRLPDGSLPLLAPMSEVAGRLAPQAGANALMRAAGGRGVLLGGVPGVRPANVVVIGAGVAGQNAVAMAVGLGADVTVLDLDITKLRQVDERYAGRVRTLASNNHELEKACLDADLVIGAVLVPGARAPRLVSNDLVRRMKPGSVLVDIAIDQGGCFEDSRPTTHADPTYTVHGSVFYCVANMPGAVPHTSTYALTNATLPYVLRLANLGWADALAADPALAAGLSTHHGALTNLQVAHDLGLPYADPHTLVAA, encoded by the coding sequence ATGAGGATCGGTGTTCCCCGCGAGGTCAAGAACCACGAGTACCGGGTGGCGCTCACGCCTGCGGGCGCGCAGGAGCTCACCCGCGCCGGGCACCACGTGCTCGTCGAGCGCGGCGCCGGGGTCGGCAGCTCGATCAGCGACGCCGACTTCGAGGCCGCAGGCGCACGCATCGTCGGCGGCGCGAACGGCAACGGGGCCGACGAGGTGTGGGCCAGCGCTGACCTGCTGCTCAAGGTGAAGGAGCCGATCGAGCAGGAGTACCACCGGCTGCGCCGCGGCCAGGTGCTGTTCACGTACCTGCACCTCGCGGCGTCCGAGGAGTGCACCCAGGCCCTGCTCGCGGCAGGCACCACCGCGATCGCGTACGAGACCGTGCGCCTGCCCGACGGCTCGTTGCCGCTGCTCGCCCCGATGAGCGAGGTCGCGGGCCGGCTCGCGCCACAGGCGGGCGCGAACGCCCTCATGCGAGCGGCCGGCGGGCGCGGCGTGCTGCTCGGAGGGGTGCCCGGCGTGCGGCCGGCGAACGTCGTGGTGATCGGCGCCGGTGTGGCCGGCCAGAACGCGGTGGCCATGGCCGTCGGACTCGGCGCCGACGTCACCGTGCTCGACCTCGACATCACCAAGCTGCGCCAGGTCGACGAGCGCTACGCCGGTCGGGTCCGCACCCTCGCCTCCAACAACCACGAGCTCGAGAAGGCCTGCCTGGACGCCGACCTCGTGATCGGCGCCGTCCTCGTGCCCGGCGCGCGCGCCCCGCGGCTGGTGAGCAACGACCTCGTCCGCCGGATGAAGCCCGGCTCCGTGCTCGTCGACATCGCGATCGACCAGGGCGGCTGCTTCGAGGACTCCCGACCCACCACGCACGCCGACCCGACCTACACGGTGCACGGCTCGGTGTTCTACTGCGTGGCCAACATGCCCGGCGCCGTGCCGCACACCTCGACGTACGCGCTGACCAACGCCACGCTGCCCTACGTGCTGCGACTGGCGAACCTGGGCTGGGCCGACGCGCTCGCGGCCGACCCCGCCCTCGCCGCCGGTCTCTCGACGCACCACGGCGCGCTGACCAACCTGCAGGTCGCCCACGACCTGGGCCTGCCCTACGCCGACCCGCACACCCTCGTCGCGGCCTGA